One segment of Anatilimnocola aggregata DNA contains the following:
- a CDS encoding PPC domain-containing protein produces MIFRSPYSVSVLFFVLCLTRFATSSATGQSPPVINVLFPAGGKAGQAVVVTASGSNLQGLQKLHSNIPGFQCERLDGGRFRLTIPEGVMPGLYDLWGQSDNGLSAPRTFAISNRTEHQETEPNDSASAAISIPIDAVINGRIDKVSDVDFFQFSARQGHRVVVECWAERIDSRLRAVLEVFDLAGRRLAVNRGYFGIDPLIDFRVPADGGYIIKVQDLISAGSAEHYYRLDIDTGPRVAFSLPNVVERGQTSRVVLFGWNLSKSGNLAAGTAKHTDDNAVHFDQIEVEIPAALARESWPLPVKLLPPQAVLAGASFPYFLRGSHAPVPIGVTDVPVVADHRDNHSPSSAQRIDVPCEVSGQLATADERDWFTIQARRGEVFQLEAFGQRIQSPVDLQVRVLDAAGERELARFSDEVRNSSGPFPTAHLDPAGRWVCPADGRYLLTISSLIGGSKTDLRRTYRLSIHREEPDFELIALPRRDNLSALNIPRGGREAIDLLALRRRGLQGAIRVFAKDLPAGIECPDVWLGPGVDRATVIVSAQRDAAPFGELKLDGVAADVPELDGKSSPIVTADIIPKVAAPSAADIRRPVLGGTIVRTGTPNGWGRITSQMPLAVAGDSPLRITADAHEMLDHHLYGKLQVRHSPGSFLDVAVHVEWQDAGRQEAVRCIGVGLPELVQNQTTKIPPGQQKGYVSFYLPPALPVGRYSLVIHGETSLLAQGKKPETVVVYSNPVTFDVHPAAFLVEVDPFTEKRVKRGDVIKVTYSSKRLNGFIGKMHTELAVPGRVTEVSGFLGRGETFVGQSETGALQIIINGDAPLGRQSDLRLLTVGVLEEKPVFFGSSSLPLEVVE; encoded by the coding sequence ATGATCTTCCGCAGCCCGTACTCAGTTTCAGTGTTGTTCTTCGTCCTGTGTCTGACCCGATTTGCCACAAGCTCTGCTACTGGGCAATCGCCGCCGGTTATCAACGTTCTCTTCCCTGCTGGCGGAAAGGCGGGCCAAGCCGTGGTGGTGACGGCCAGCGGTAGCAATCTGCAGGGACTTCAAAAGCTGCACAGCAACATTCCTGGTTTCCAATGCGAGCGGCTCGATGGAGGCCGTTTTCGGTTGACGATCCCCGAGGGCGTGATGCCCGGACTTTATGACCTCTGGGGACAAAGTGATAATGGACTCAGCGCCCCCAGGACGTTTGCCATTAGCAATCGCACGGAGCATCAGGAGACTGAGCCCAATGATTCAGCCTCGGCGGCGATCTCCATTCCCATCGATGCTGTGATCAATGGGCGGATCGACAAGGTAAGCGACGTCGACTTTTTCCAGTTCTCGGCCAGGCAAGGACATCGCGTGGTGGTCGAATGTTGGGCTGAACGGATCGACTCCCGCCTGCGCGCGGTGCTGGAAGTGTTTGATTTGGCCGGTCGGCGACTGGCGGTGAACCGAGGCTATTTTGGGATCGATCCACTCATCGACTTTCGCGTGCCGGCCGACGGTGGCTACATCATCAAAGTGCAGGATCTGATTTCTGCAGGCAGTGCTGAACATTACTACCGACTCGACATCGACACCGGGCCTCGCGTGGCCTTTTCGTTGCCGAATGTCGTCGAACGCGGCCAGACGTCACGGGTCGTATTGTTTGGCTGGAATCTGTCGAAGAGCGGCAATCTCGCGGCTGGGACTGCCAAACACACCGACGACAATGCAGTCCATTTTGATCAGATCGAAGTCGAGATTCCCGCGGCGCTCGCGCGAGAATCTTGGCCTTTGCCTGTGAAGTTGTTGCCCCCTCAAGCGGTACTCGCAGGCGCGTCCTTCCCATACTTCCTGCGTGGCAGTCATGCGCCAGTACCCATTGGCGTGACGGATGTGCCAGTCGTCGCGGATCACCGTGATAATCACTCGCCCTCATCGGCCCAGAGAATTGACGTTCCCTGCGAAGTGAGCGGGCAGCTTGCAACCGCCGACGAACGGGATTGGTTTACCATTCAAGCGCGTCGCGGCGAAGTGTTTCAGCTGGAAGCGTTTGGGCAACGCATCCAGTCGCCAGTCGACTTACAGGTCAGAGTGCTCGACGCAGCAGGCGAACGGGAGTTGGCAAGGTTCAGCGACGAGGTGCGCAACAGCAGTGGTCCGTTTCCAACCGCTCATCTCGATCCAGCTGGTCGTTGGGTCTGCCCGGCAGATGGTCGATACCTGCTGACGATAAGTTCTTTGATTGGTGGCTCGAAAACGGACTTACGCCGGACCTATCGGTTGAGCATCCACCGTGAGGAACCTGACTTTGAACTCATTGCCCTTCCCCGTCGCGACAATCTGTCGGCCCTCAATATTCCGCGTGGAGGACGTGAAGCAATCGACCTCTTGGCGCTACGCCGCCGAGGCCTGCAGGGAGCCATTCGTGTTTTCGCCAAGGATTTGCCAGCAGGAATCGAATGTCCCGATGTTTGGCTCGGTCCCGGCGTCGATCGTGCGACCGTCATTGTCTCCGCCCAGCGCGACGCGGCCCCGTTCGGAGAGCTGAAACTGGATGGTGTTGCAGCCGACGTTCCGGAACTCGACGGGAAAAGTTCACCCATCGTTACAGCTGACATCATACCCAAGGTCGCTGCGCCGTCGGCCGCGGACATCCGTCGCCCAGTGTTGGGTGGCACGATTGTCCGAACGGGAACGCCTAATGGCTGGGGCCGCATTACTTCGCAAATGCCGCTGGCAGTTGCGGGCGATTCGCCCCTGCGAATCACGGCCGATGCTCACGAAATGCTCGATCATCATCTCTATGGAAAGTTGCAAGTGAGGCATTCCCCGGGCAGCTTTCTCGACGTCGCAGTCCACGTGGAATGGCAAGATGCCGGGCGCCAGGAAGCCGTTCGTTGCATCGGTGTGGGACTTCCTGAGTTGGTTCAGAATCAGACGACTAAGATTCCGCCTGGACAACAAAAGGGGTACGTGAGTTTCTATCTTCCGCCAGCGCTTCCCGTTGGTCGCTACTCTCTCGTCATTCATGGGGAGACCTCGCTGCTTGCTCAGGGCAAGAAACCCGAAACCGTCGTGGTCTACAGCAATCCTGTGACCTTTGATGTGCATCCTGCCGCGTTCTTGGTCGAAGTTGATCCATTCACCGAGAAACGGGTTAAACGCGGCGATGTGATCAAAGTCACCTATTCGTCAAAGCGTTTGAACGGGTTCATTGGTAAGATGCACACCGAATTAGCCGTACCGGGTCGTGTTACGGAAGTCAGTGGATTCCTCGGGCGCGGCGAAACATTTGTCGGTCAGTCCGAAACGGGTGCGTTGCAAATCATCATCAACGGCGACGCCCCTTTGGGACGGCAGTCTGATCTGCGGTTGTTGACCGTCGGTGTGCTTGAAGAAAAGCCCGTGTTCTTTGGCAGCAGCTCCCTTCCGCTGGAAGTTGTCGAGTGA
- a CDS encoding DUF1549 domain-containing protein, with amino-acid sequence MTTTRLVWRQLLLLLVACGSTWTAVAWSAEGAKVSDVHFGTDVVPILTKLGCNGGGCHGKATGQNGFRLSLFGFEPDVDYDALVYEGRGRRVSRAAPDHSLLLLKATSRVPHGGGRRLEEASEDYRLLRDWIAQGANPPRADDPHLDRIEVSPGEQVLQPNSSQQLRVTAYFSNGTSRDVTRQTVYQSNEGGIAAVDATGLVKASSRHGLASVMARFGEQIATFHVAVPFAADGSKMAAAQSELDVLERQSDSSKINRLLFRQWRRMGVVPSAVADDATFIRRATLDICGTLATSEDVTAYLADQRSDKRARLIDHLLARPEYASYFALKWADILQNRGAGYSTSKQRAGTTLFSAWLRDSLESNKPYDQFVSEILTASGSQRENPPAIWYRTVRKSPEYVESVAQAFLGVRVQCAQCHHHPTESWSQEDYFGLAAVFSRVGRKGGFADAEVPTDEIIYLKEHGEVVHPRTGKILMPRPLGGSEFSLGTQDDPRLSLAKWMTSRENPYFARTMANRLWAHFLGRGLVHPIDDARSTNPPSNPELLDALSQDFIASGFDVKQLVRKIALSHSYQLDSAPHAGNAGDMQTFARFYPRRLSAEVMLDGMSQVLDAPTIFPGVPAGTRAIELPDENVAAHFLDVFGRPARMSACECERVDAPALAQGLELVNSTEIQRKLTVKTGYAERLATSHQSTAEVVTEVFLRALARPPRPEELKFAVNFLAAESDRAEAIRSLLWSLIATNEFLFNH; translated from the coding sequence ATGACCACCACCAGACTAGTTTGGCGGCAACTACTGCTGCTGCTCGTTGCCTGTGGCAGTACATGGACTGCAGTGGCGTGGTCGGCTGAGGGTGCAAAGGTCAGCGATGTCCACTTCGGCACCGACGTGGTGCCGATCCTGACTAAGCTGGGATGCAATGGCGGTGGGTGCCATGGCAAAGCGACCGGACAGAATGGCTTCAGGCTGTCGCTGTTCGGATTTGAGCCTGACGTTGACTATGACGCGCTCGTCTATGAGGGCCGCGGCCGACGCGTATCTCGCGCTGCTCCCGACCACAGCCTGCTGCTGCTGAAGGCAACGTCTCGCGTGCCGCATGGTGGCGGCCGGCGACTCGAAGAAGCGAGCGAAGACTATCGCCTGTTGCGGGACTGGATCGCTCAGGGAGCGAATCCCCCACGGGCCGATGATCCGCATCTGGATCGCATTGAGGTTTCACCGGGAGAGCAAGTCCTTCAACCAAACTCCTCGCAGCAACTGCGCGTGACCGCGTACTTCTCGAATGGAACCTCCCGCGATGTTACTCGTCAGACGGTGTACCAATCAAACGAAGGCGGCATCGCTGCCGTTGACGCGACGGGGTTAGTAAAGGCGAGTTCGCGTCACGGCCTCGCTTCGGTAATGGCTCGGTTCGGTGAGCAGATCGCCACTTTCCATGTGGCCGTCCCGTTTGCTGCGGATGGTTCGAAAATGGCAGCAGCGCAAAGTGAACTAGATGTGCTGGAACGGCAGTCGGACTCGTCAAAGATTAATCGCCTGTTGTTTCGTCAGTGGCGACGGATGGGCGTCGTGCCATCGGCAGTCGCTGACGACGCGACTTTCATTCGCCGGGCAACTCTCGACATCTGTGGAACGTTGGCGACGAGCGAGGACGTGACGGCCTATCTGGCGGATCAACGTAGCGACAAGCGTGCGCGATTGATCGACCATCTGCTGGCGCGGCCGGAGTACGCGAGCTACTTTGCGCTCAAATGGGCTGACATTTTGCAGAACCGCGGCGCCGGGTACTCGACGAGCAAGCAACGGGCGGGGACGACCCTGTTCTCTGCGTGGCTTCGCGACTCGCTTGAATCCAATAAACCGTATGACCAGTTTGTGTCGGAAATCCTCACTGCCAGTGGTAGCCAACGCGAGAACCCGCCGGCCATCTGGTATCGCACGGTGCGGAAGTCGCCTGAATATGTGGAATCGGTGGCCCAGGCGTTTCTCGGCGTCCGCGTTCAGTGCGCGCAATGCCATCACCATCCGACGGAAAGCTGGAGCCAAGAGGACTATTTTGGTCTCGCGGCCGTCTTCTCTCGCGTGGGTCGCAAAGGGGGCTTCGCCGATGCGGAAGTACCGACCGACGAGATCATTTACCTGAAGGAGCATGGCGAGGTTGTGCATCCGCGCACCGGAAAAATACTCATGCCACGGCCCTTGGGCGGGAGTGAGTTTTCGCTCGGTACCCAGGATGATCCCCGCCTCAGCCTCGCGAAGTGGATGACGAGCCGAGAAAATCCTTATTTCGCCCGGACGATGGCCAATCGCTTGTGGGCCCACTTTCTGGGACGCGGCCTCGTTCACCCGATCGATGACGCGAGAAGTACGAATCCGCCGAGCAATCCGGAACTGCTCGACGCGCTGTCGCAGGACTTTATTGCCAGCGGCTTTGACGTGAAGCAACTCGTGCGCAAGATCGCCCTCAGCCATTCCTACCAGTTGGATTCTGCACCTCACGCCGGCAATGCCGGCGACATGCAGACTTTTGCAAGGTTTTATCCTCGCCGCCTTTCGGCCGAAGTGATGCTCGACGGCATGAGCCAAGTGCTGGACGCGCCGACCATCTTCCCGGGGGTTCCCGCTGGCACTCGGGCGATTGAACTGCCGGATGAAAACGTCGCAGCGCATTTTCTCGATGTCTTCGGCCGTCCCGCACGGATGTCAGCCTGCGAATGCGAGCGCGTCGATGCGCCAGCCCTAGCCCAAGGCCTGGAATTGGTGAACTCGACCGAAATCCAACGGAAGCTGACGGTCAAGACAGGCTATGCGGAAAGATTGGCGACTAGCCACCAGTCAACAGCTGAAGTTGTGACAGAAGTCTTTCTGCGAGCACTAGCGCGACCACCGCGACCCGAAGAGTTGAAATTCGCGGTCAACTTTCTCGCTGCGGAGTCCGATCGCGCTGAAGCCATCCGCTCGCTGCTTTGGTCGCTGATAGCCACCAACGAGTTTTTGTTCAATCACTGA
- a CDS encoding DUF1501 domain-containing protein, producing MLRIEGKSFQNCSGVTRRNFLQIGVPLLGLGLADLLQRESQAAENGATSSKKSLIVFWTDGGVSQQDTYDMKPDAPAEYRGMYQPIRTSVPGIILSERLPQQAKVMDRLSIVRSVHHENGIHAPSAHWMQTGYFGPTLARNAAQKPSLGSVIARSLGPRQPPLPAYVSIPKSEAFGYQGAVYLGKAFNPFEVGADPNAADFKVPNLSLPSGLTSRSVDSRRMLLKQFDTLRRDIDESGVMDGLDTFKIQALEMVAGDRMRAAFDLSSEDLGLREKYGRHRYGQSAMLARRLVEAGARCVNINTGNWDHHNDIAKGLEQHLPPLDRAIATLVEDLEARGLLNDVIVYCVGEFGRTPRMNGHAGRDHWSDCFSVLLAGGGIQGGRIVGASEKWGGGVLERMVSPLDLLATIYHTLGISLGTHYEDASGRPVSIVGGGQIIRELM from the coding sequence ATGCTTCGAATCGAGGGCAAGTCCTTCCAGAACTGCTCCGGTGTTACACGCCGCAACTTTCTGCAGATCGGTGTGCCGTTGCTTGGATTGGGACTCGCCGATTTGTTGCAACGCGAGTCTCAGGCGGCCGAGAACGGCGCCACGTCCAGCAAAAAGTCCCTGATCGTCTTCTGGACGGATGGGGGCGTTAGTCAGCAGGATACGTACGACATGAAGCCGGATGCACCCGCCGAGTATCGCGGCATGTACCAGCCAATTCGTACGAGTGTTCCTGGGATAATCCTCAGTGAGCGACTTCCGCAGCAAGCGAAAGTGATGGACCGGCTCTCGATCGTGCGCTCGGTCCATCACGAGAATGGCATTCACGCTCCATCGGCTCACTGGATGCAAACCGGCTACTTTGGTCCGACCCTGGCCCGCAATGCGGCCCAAAAGCCATCGCTTGGTTCGGTCATTGCGCGGTCGCTGGGCCCCCGCCAGCCACCGCTACCCGCGTACGTGAGCATTCCCAAGTCGGAAGCGTTTGGATATCAGGGCGCCGTCTATCTGGGCAAGGCCTTTAATCCGTTCGAAGTGGGCGCCGATCCCAATGCTGCCGACTTCAAGGTTCCGAACCTGTCGCTGCCGAGCGGGCTCACGTCGCGCAGCGTCGATTCGCGGCGCATGTTGCTCAAACAATTCGATACGCTCCGCCGCGACATTGATGAGAGTGGTGTGATGGACGGACTCGACACCTTCAAGATTCAGGCGTTGGAAATGGTCGCGGGAGATCGCATGCGAGCCGCCTTCGACCTCAGTTCCGAAGACTTAGGCCTGCGCGAGAAGTATGGCCGACACCGTTATGGGCAAAGCGCCATGCTCGCGCGGCGACTCGTTGAGGCAGGTGCGCGCTGCGTGAACATCAACACGGGAAATTGGGATCATCATAACGATATCGCCAAAGGGCTCGAGCAACACTTGCCGCCCCTTGATCGCGCCATCGCCACGCTGGTGGAAGACCTGGAAGCGCGGGGCCTATTGAACGACGTAATCGTGTATTGCGTGGGCGAGTTCGGCCGCACTCCACGCATGAACGGCCATGCGGGCCGTGACCATTGGTCAGACTGCTTCAGCGTGCTACTGGCTGGCGGCGGCATCCAGGGAGGGCGCATCGTCGGTGCGAGCGAAAAGTGGGGTGGCGGGGTTCTCGAACGGATGGTATCGCCCCTCGACCTGCTCGCAACGATATACCACACACTCGGTATCTCGTTGGGTACTCACTACGAAGATGCCAGCGGCCGCCCGGTGAGCATCGTCGGTGGCGGTCAAATAATCCGAGAACTAATGTAA
- a CDS encoding C45 family autoproteolytic acyltransferase/hydolase, with product MSRYKEIEVAGLPRAMGRQIGEAAREEIRGFCAIALSLVNKSIHVSRAAADEIIASTLRSAELYSTDMAEELRGMAEGAGVPLSDLMLLQIRNQLQPDADAGCTSLSLPGQRENRSGRIVAQNWDNDPALQPFTLVLTRRPIGKPALMTVTQAGLIAYIGFNEAGIGVCLNTLPAPSRRFGVPHYFTVRGVYEADSLETALHAVQRADRAIPANIMLTTPQGPADLEVTLDCVHVLSNEGDAGITHTNHCRHPELQTINQQFPELIQSHERQSRVDQLLDFPVQHPGVKEVMSLLCDHVGFPRSICRHANDDPQTGSWETVFSVVIEPAARQMHISRGTPCNHPYEVYNLT from the coding sequence ATGAGTCGATACAAGGAGATCGAAGTTGCCGGTTTGCCGCGCGCGATGGGCCGCCAAATCGGCGAGGCAGCCCGCGAGGAAATTCGAGGATTTTGTGCGATTGCTTTGTCGCTTGTGAACAAGTCAATCCACGTATCCCGGGCAGCAGCCGACGAGATCATCGCCTCGACGCTTCGCAGCGCCGAGTTATATTCGACCGACATGGCCGAAGAACTCCGGGGCATGGCAGAGGGTGCGGGCGTTCCGCTATCGGATCTCATGCTGCTCCAAATCCGCAATCAGTTGCAACCGGACGCAGATGCGGGCTGCACATCCCTCTCGCTGCCAGGGCAAAGAGAAAACCGGAGCGGCCGAATCGTCGCCCAGAATTGGGACAATGACCCGGCGTTGCAACCCTTCACGCTAGTGCTCACCCGCCGTCCCATTGGAAAGCCTGCCCTGATGACCGTTACGCAAGCTGGGTTGATTGCCTACATCGGGTTCAACGAGGCTGGGATCGGCGTTTGTCTGAACACACTCCCAGCACCGTCTCGACGCTTTGGTGTGCCGCACTATTTCACGGTCCGTGGCGTTTACGAAGCCGATTCTCTCGAAACGGCCTTACATGCGGTCCAGCGAGCCGACCGAGCCATCCCAGCCAACATCATGTTGACGACACCCCAGGGACCGGCCGACCTCGAGGTGACGCTGGACTGCGTTCATGTCTTGAGCAATGAGGGCGACGCAGGCATCACGCACACGAATCACTGCCGGCATCCGGAACTGCAGACGATCAACCAACAATTTCCCGAACTAATTCAGTCGCACGAGCGACAGTCGCGAGTCGACCAACTTCTGGATTTTCCAGTGCAACATCCCGGCGTGAAAGAAGTGATGAGCCTGCTGTGCGATCATGTGGGATTTCCCCGATCGATTTGCCGTCACGCCAACGACGATCCCCAGACCGGCAGTTGGGAGACTGTCTTCTCGGTCGTCATTGAGCCTGCTGCCCGGCAAATGCATATCAGTCGCGGCACACCATGCAACCACCCCTACGAGGTCTACAATCTCACCTAG
- a CDS encoding PSD1 and planctomycete cytochrome C domain-containing protein yields the protein MFPPLSAKIAFCVLAIVVDAATARAQVPYADDLKFFENKIRPVLVKHCYACHSQDAKEVGGKLLLDTRAGLRKGGESGPALVEGEPEESLLVQALLYDDLQMPPEEPLPEAIINDVKEWIRRGAPDPRQPKKVVRQRDGSTVVSDEALWSLRPRLNPAVPEVQTAEWCRDPLDRFVLARIEAANLKPAGDAEPAKLVRRLYFDLLGLPPTKTEVDQFVADHQRRGAVAVSALVDQLLTSPQFGERWGRFWLDFARYGESNGNDGLGRNPTFPHAWRYRDYVIAAFNADTPYDRFLTEQIAGDLLPSDSPEQQDRQRVATGFLALGSKPAKAMNTNFEMDVVADQIDVIGRGILGLSVACARCHDHKFDPIPTRDYYALAGIFTSTETLWGTAAHEGLTAPATDLHVLQAAPHVTPPEGFVETVLVLESNTGRPKTPPKSKWKSGTPLAMGVRDRAKPADTKVNVKGEMSKLGEVVPRGFLSACELSENIEVDPTQSGRLQLSQWITHRDHPLTARVMVNRIWQQLFGTGIVATPDDFGVYGERPTHPELLDHLATRFVSGGWSVKQMVRSIVLSRTYQLASDADAKLIEADPQNRLLARHARRRLEAEMLRDSMLLVSGQLQLVPGEGSLVRHRDILVNLAGSLHQASSHRSIYLCYLRSSPPPELAAFDLPDFTTVIGQRDVSMVPSQALHLFNNPFVIDQAGHFARLVTNETASPEGRVRIVWEWAFGREPSPAEIEKALELVRVTEVELSDREKAWASLCQAVLITNEFRYVD from the coding sequence ATGTTTCCCCCTCTCTCCGCCAAAATCGCTTTTTGCGTATTGGCTATCGTTGTCGACGCTGCCACGGCGCGCGCCCAGGTGCCGTACGCCGACGATCTGAAGTTTTTCGAGAACAAGATTCGCCCCGTCTTGGTGAAGCACTGTTACGCTTGTCACTCCCAGGACGCGAAAGAGGTGGGAGGCAAACTGCTGCTCGACACCCGTGCTGGTCTGCGGAAGGGGGGCGAATCGGGGCCGGCTCTGGTGGAAGGAGAGCCGGAGGAGAGCTTGCTGGTTCAAGCGCTGCTTTACGATGACCTGCAGATGCCTCCCGAGGAGCCATTGCCCGAGGCGATCATTAACGATGTGAAGGAGTGGATTCGCCGAGGTGCGCCCGATCCTCGCCAGCCCAAGAAGGTGGTGCGGCAGCGGGATGGTTCAACCGTCGTCAGCGACGAGGCGCTTTGGTCGCTGCGGCCGCGGCTCAACCCTGCGGTGCCTGAGGTGCAAACTGCGGAGTGGTGCCGCGATCCGCTCGATCGCTTTGTCTTGGCGCGCATCGAAGCAGCCAACCTGAAGCCCGCGGGCGATGCGGAGCCGGCGAAGCTCGTCCGGCGACTCTACTTTGACTTGCTCGGTCTGCCGCCGACGAAAACTGAAGTCGATCAGTTTGTCGCCGATCATCAGCGGCGCGGCGCTGTGGCCGTCTCGGCGTTAGTTGATCAGCTGCTCACAAGTCCGCAGTTCGGCGAGCGCTGGGGGCGGTTCTGGCTCGATTTCGCGCGGTACGGCGAATCGAACGGGAACGACGGCCTGGGGCGGAACCCGACCTTTCCGCATGCCTGGCGCTATCGCGATTACGTGATCGCCGCCTTCAACGCTGACACGCCTTACGATCGCTTTCTGACGGAACAGATCGCCGGAGATCTGCTGCCGAGCGATTCGCCGGAACAGCAGGATCGTCAGCGGGTGGCAACCGGGTTCTTGGCCTTGGGTTCGAAACCAGCGAAGGCCATGAACACCAATTTCGAAATGGATGTCGTCGCCGATCAGATCGATGTGATCGGCCGCGGCATCCTCGGTTTGAGCGTGGCTTGTGCCCGCTGCCACGACCACAAGTTCGATCCGATTCCCACTCGTGACTATTATGCGCTGGCTGGAATCTTCACGAGCACCGAAACCCTATGGGGAACGGCGGCCCATGAGGGCTTGACTGCGCCCGCAACCGATCTGCACGTGCTACAAGCCGCTCCTCACGTTACTCCACCCGAGGGCTTTGTGGAAACGGTGTTGGTGCTCGAATCGAACACTGGAAGGCCAAAAACGCCTCCCAAGTCCAAGTGGAAGTCCGGCACACCGCTCGCCATGGGCGTGCGCGATCGCGCGAAACCAGCCGACACGAAGGTCAACGTCAAAGGTGAGATGTCGAAGCTCGGCGAGGTGGTGCCACGAGGCTTTCTTTCGGCTTGCGAATTGTCGGAAAACATCGAAGTCGATCCAACTCAAAGTGGCCGGTTACAATTATCGCAGTGGATCACTCATCGCGATCATCCACTGACTGCGCGTGTGATGGTGAATCGAATCTGGCAGCAACTCTTTGGCACGGGAATCGTCGCGACGCCGGATGATTTCGGCGTTTATGGTGAGCGGCCAACACACCCCGAACTGCTCGACCATTTGGCGACGCGGTTTGTCAGCGGCGGCTGGTCCGTCAAGCAAATGGTCCGTTCCATTGTGCTGAGTCGAACTTATCAACTGGCCAGTGATGCGGACGCAAAATTAATCGAGGCCGATCCGCAGAATCGATTGCTCGCCCGGCATGCGCGTCGCCGGCTTGAAGCGGAAATGCTGCGCGACAGCATGCTGCTCGTCAGCGGACAATTGCAATTAGTGCCGGGCGAGGGTTCGCTCGTCAGACACCGCGATATCCTGGTGAATCTGGCAGGCAGTCTGCACCAGGCCAGCAGCCACCGCAGTATCTATCTTTGCTATCTGCGCAGTTCACCGCCACCGGAACTGGCTGCCTTCGATTTGCCCGATTTCACGACCGTGATCGGGCAGCGCGACGTGAGCATGGTACCGAGTCAAGCGCTGCACCTGTTCAACAATCCGTTTGTCATCGACCAGGCAGGACATTTCGCCCGATTGGTCACGAATGAAACAGCTTCTCCTGAGGGACGAGTGCGAATCGTTTGGGAGTGGGCTTTCGGCCGAGAACCCAGTCCCGCCGAAATTGAGAAAGCCTTAGAACTGGTGCGTGTCACCGAAGTGGAACTATCCGACAGAGAGAAAGCCTGGGCCAGCTTGTGTCAGGCTGTATTGATTACCAACGAGTTTCGGTATGTGGATTGA
- a CDS encoding DUF1501 domain-containing protein yields the protein MAYSRRDMLQATSCGFGYLALQALMGERASAAPNSLPLPKGLAARQPPLPARAKCVIFLCMSGGPAQLDTFDYKPQTGDKKHPGSVFPFQQRGQSGLWISDLLPETARHADQLCVINGMHADTGIHAQSFLQLHTGDRLRQRPSLGSWISYGLGTENHNLPGFISLNTSKSSVYSSAFLPSIYTGTPIGVNGENMSSATINNVTSDHLPLPAKRRQLDLVQSLNRQHQADRPHDEKLEGVIQSMELGFQMQAEAPGWLDLSRETQATLDRYRVSKQGESIGVCKESDFGRQCLLARRFIEAGVRFVELNHGSWDQHKNHRRDLQANCAATDAPIAALLEDLKQRGLLEDTLVIWGGEFGRPGLTPDDGKDETDHNFRGFTFWLAGGGVKGGYVHGKTNETGAQAVEGKVHFRDLHATVLHLLGLPANELTYWYAGRDHRLTGPEGGKVVHELFA from the coding sequence ATGGCTTACTCACGACGCGACATGCTGCAGGCCACCTCCTGCGGCTTTGGCTACCTGGCCTTACAAGCCTTAATGGGCGAGCGCGCGTCGGCGGCACCAAATTCGCTCCCGCTGCCGAAGGGCCTTGCGGCACGACAGCCGCCGCTGCCGGCGCGAGCCAAATGCGTGATCTTTCTGTGCATGAGCGGGGGGCCGGCGCAGCTGGATACGTTTGATTACAAGCCGCAGACCGGCGACAAGAAGCATCCGGGCTCGGTTTTTCCCTTTCAACAGCGTGGCCAGAGCGGATTGTGGATTTCGGATTTGCTGCCGGAAACCGCGCGCCATGCGGACCAATTGTGCGTCATCAACGGCATGCATGCCGACACGGGCATTCATGCCCAGTCGTTCCTGCAGTTGCACACCGGCGACCGTTTGCGGCAACGCCCCAGTTTGGGCTCGTGGATTAGCTACGGGCTGGGTACCGAGAATCATAACTTGCCCGGGTTCATCAGCCTGAATACTTCCAAGAGCTCGGTATATTCCAGTGCTTTCCTGCCCTCGATTTACACTGGGACTCCGATTGGCGTGAACGGCGAGAACATGTCGTCTGCCACGATCAACAACGTGACCAGCGATCATTTGCCGCTCCCCGCCAAACGCCGGCAACTCGATCTCGTGCAGTCGCTCAATCGGCAGCACCAGGCCGATCGTCCACATGATGAAAAACTGGAAGGCGTTATTCAGTCGATGGAACTTGGTTTTCAAATGCAGGCGGAAGCGCCGGGCTGGCTGGACCTCAGCCGCGAAACGCAGGCGACGCTGGACCGTTATCGAGTCAGCAAACAGGGCGAATCGATTGGCGTTTGCAAGGAATCGGACTTCGGCCGCCAATGTTTGCTGGCCCGCCGCTTCATTGAGGCCGGGGTGCGATTCGTCGAACTGAATCACGGCAGTTGGGATCAGCACAAAAATCATCGCCGCGACTTGCAGGCCAATTGCGCCGCGACCGATGCACCGATCGCGGCTTTGCTGGAAGATCTCAAGCAGCGCGGCCTGCTGGAAGATACGCTCGTGATCTGGGGCGGCGAGTTCGGCCGCCCCGGTTTGACTCCCGACGATGGCAAGGACGAGACCGACCACAACTTTCGCGGTTTCACCTTCTGGCTGGCCGGCGGCGGTGTGAAGGGTGGTTATGTCCACGGCAAGACGAACGAGACCGGCGCCCAGGCCGTCGAGGGCAAGGTCCACTTCCGCGATCTGCACGCCACGGTCCTGCACCTGCTGGGCCTCCCGGCGAATGAACTGACCTACTGGTACGCCGGCCGCGATCATCGCCTGACCGGTCCCGAAGGTGGTAAAGTGGTCCACGAGTTGTTTGCTTGA